The window atatgggtgtggttggttccacccctgacctccttgtggatGGTACCCGTTGTTGTttcccatgtacatcgcctcctcacgggtttccgggcagtcattcccagaatgacccgtgccgccgcagacctcacacgtgacatgtgagtccaaggccttgacggtgccttgtggccTTTTCTCGTGGTTGTCCAAGCatttcatgaggaggtccagcttggcagcaagtaactccgtctccttgacggtgtgcatgcctcgctgacaggtctggagtcgttcctcactccaacccatattggagaccatcttctctatgaGTTCAACGGCCCCTTGAACCGTTTTAGAGAAGaaggctcctccagctgccgtgtccaggtgatcgcgggacattggggtgagtccattataaaagttctgcaggattagccagtcgtccatcccataatgaggacaggcggccacaTACTCCTGCAGACACTCCCATGCCTCAGGAATAGACCCatcccttgtctgctggaaacttaaaatccttccacgaagagcattggttttgcccatcgggaagaatttcgagaggaatgccgtatagcatttgtcccaggtgttgacagcagcatggttggcatagaaccactgcttcgctctcCCGAGAAGGGAGAATAGAAACAGCCGCAGCCTGATGGTGTCGGGACTGacgcccttgatggtgtacgtgctacagatctccaggaactgttgcagatgagcattggcatcctcatttggcttgccacagaacgggctagcctgcgccatcgtgataaggctggacttcaagtcgaaatccacGTCTCCTATGTTGACTtgcggcccaatggccacattgtcagcagagggagcagcaAACTCGCGAAGAGTCTTGCTGgccatagtcttgaaggtcGGTGGCACTGGTATGGCTGGTTTCTCTGTCGGAAGAGTTTTCTGCGGAGCAACGACTCGCGGCCTAACGCTCCGaaagaaagcttctggattttcattgaagtttttcggcaagttgaaaccagtcatgcaccaccctgttttcacaacaaaaagtgaaaacaaccaaggttagcttgcaaaggaaatgattatacagaggtaaatataaaataattagttcaaGTAATCTCTACTATGAATCTTCCccagcaacggcgccagaaatgcttgttgttatttcttaacgacattactagaaatataattcccagcaatggcgtagaaatacttctggtatattatggttacagagttcatccgcaagcgcacggatataccattgtagcatttcacccgacaGTATTCCAAgtgtatcgtatttattttatcccgtgggaagatcatgtagagagaactcaactaataatttatatattacttgtaataatcatatttgTCGACGGGtcatacccgtagaccggatatagagggtattggggtacgttggtacaaggatttacgtaatacgacatcaaacagagagaaaacaaagattatactggttcaggccccttgataggtaatagccctaatccagttgatatgggattatatgatggaaatcacaggttacaaagggaacgatGGAACTCGATGAAACCGGCGAGATCGtaatcgagttggttcgactagatctcccggcgacttggctcttGTAGGCTctgacttcgtaggctgtgatggttgtgttggctctgagattcgatgccttaggtcctcccggggggtcccttttatatcgcaggtcaggcggTTCCCAAGTAGGACCCGGAAACACCGGACCCTGCACGATACATTGACGACCCAGtcctgtccgagtaggactccttccatctgcaAACTCtgtgaaggatttccttaaTGTATACAGAGAACGTCCATATACGCGCAGGCATGCTATATCGATAtatgacgtatatcgaagggtaaagggtatgcctTACACGTAACCCTAACAGTAGCCCCTGACTtttgcttaaatgaactcgtgtaaCCGATCGCGACTTCTGGTGTCGAGGCTGTTATCGTTCTCGGTGCGAGGACCGTAAGACGTAATCGACAGCACCATGTGAAGcccaacggtcatgagtgaatttaaactgAAGTCCGAGAAACCgccgcgcgtaacggacccagaaatttccggcgggcatctctctctccgttctttggaattcgcaccgtcggaaATGTGTCTATTTAAGAGGAttttggggatccattttgaagtccgcctGTTTGTGAAGAAAAACTCTCCAGCCTCCAAGCACTCCTCGTCTTCTCCGCTCGTGCACAAACTCTAGCTTGTTCATCCCGGTCCTTTCTTCGGCGATCTCTGACGGCGATGGACCTCGACAAGTCCACTTCAACCAGTGCGTCCTTGAAGAAGTTGGCAAGAGGAGGGCGCCCTCCCCAGTCGCGGGACCATGGAGAGGGAACCAGGAGGTACTGAACCTGAACCTGTCCTAGGCCGCATGGTTGCGGTAGAGGATTATATTCTTTTTGGCTTTCTCCCTCCGCCTTCTGAGTTTCTCATCCTCGTTTTGAACTTCTATGGTCTTTCTCTTCTCCATCTGAATCCCaattccatcgccttcctcAGTATCTTTTCACATctctgtgaggcctacattggggtagagccgtttCTCGATCTCCTTCGTTTTTACTACGAGTTGCGCTGGATGGAATCCACCAGGGTATCTGGATGTGTTggtttccgacttcgggatggcctgaagtcgcgctatatccccttccagtgcccttctTCTCGTAGCAAGTGGCGAGCAagatggttctatcttcagatagaggaTTCGGATCCGATCTTTGTTGTTCCTGAGGAGCAGCCAGATATGGTCTTGGACCGCCAAACCCACCTTGACCCCCTCTCTTCAGCCCTTCATTGATGCCATCGATGACCTCCGAGTACGGGgcttgtcggggtatgaagtcacTGCTGACTTcattggtaggcggatccagccgctccaggctcgagcccacccagcctttgactactctgggccggaggacgcgacccgggtttctcctcggggtatttttcttgtgtttaatttggtttCCTTATGTGCATGTTCCTCCTGTCTTACCGAATTTTGGTTCTCGGTCTACAGGTTTGAACCGCGAGACTGTGGAACGTCGCGTCGGCCAGTTGATGATCAGTGGCCCGACAACAGCGAGCGACGTCCCTATCCCCCTTTGCGAGAAGGGGAAGCTGAGCGTGAAGCCGCAATCAACGTGAGTGTGTTTGTCGACCCCTTTGTTTTTGGTCCTAGATCGCATAACGATTTCACGTGATgcaggctctccctctgacCGACGTCATTGGACCACTTGTGGACCACCAGGCGGCGGCTTCGTTGAAGGAGGGTGTCGCCTAGGAGGCGTCCGACGCGGCCATCGCTGCTGTTGCTGCCACGACTAGTGGCAGCCGTGTCCCGAGGAAGGGGAGAAAATTCACCTCCGTGCTCGGCAACCGCCGAAAAGCGTCCTCCCCATCAGTATGTCACTCGAGTTGTTAACTATGTAGTCGGAAGACGTCCCCCTCACGTCGTACTGGTCTTACTTAGGCCTTGGACGCGTCTCCGCCACCTCCACGATGGCAGAAGCTGGTGACGCTGGGCGAGAAGTGAGTAGACGGAAATTGAGGTCCTTCATTTGGTTGAATTCTGGCGACTAGTCTTGATGTCCGGATACGATGATCTTTTGTAGGTCGGCacgggcgaaggcggcgcacGACGGGTCCGGAGGGAATTCAAGCGCGTCTCCTGTGGTGGCCTCGACCGATGTCATGGTCGTGCCCAGGAGCCGTGAGGCGACGCCTACCGGCCCTGCCAGTGATCTCGGGCCTGCTCGCGGCCTGCCTGCTGACGTCCTCACCTGGGGGAGCTCCAAGTCGAGATGGGGCGCATCCTCGAGGCTGGCGCTCACGGCATAAGCCGCGAGATTGCGGAAGCGAGGACGTCGGCGGCGTCATCGGCAAACGAGCGTGCCGACAAGCTGGCGCGTGACCTGGCGGAGGTTTGTgaggacctccagaagatgagggaactggtggccggcaacgagcgacaACGGCGGGGACTCGAGGACCGCATGtcggaacttgagaacaacccGTCGAGGATCCGCGGCTCGTTGCGGGTCACCTACACCGGCCTACACCAGCTCGCCAGGGAATGTGGTGTTACGACCACCATCCCGGTGAACcccgacgagttctcgctgacgaCTTCACTCGCGAAATTGGCCAAGGCGATGGAGGCGATACCCTCCAAGCATGCAGCCAGGATCGGGGAGGAGGCGTCCAACGGGATCTATACCGAGGCGTGTCACGTCCTTGCGTGTGTGAGGTTAGCACACCCTGAACTCGATTTTTAGCGGATCTTGGATCAGGAGGCGACTAACGACGCGCGTAAAGGCATGATGGAGGAAGTCGGCGATCTGGGAGAGTCCGTTCTCccactttttgaagagtaggatctCAGTTCCCTTGTACTCTTTAACCAGTCATGCCTTGTAAAACTGTGTTGGCCTGTGTGCGGTCGTCACCTTAGTTTTCTTCAGCATTTTGATTCCAAGTACTTTGTTGTCatttgtagagatgttgatgtcgaggatgtccagcagcgtggGCAGCCTGAGTCGCCAGTGATCGTCCTGGCACTTGCGTTTGAGCCACATGTGTCGCCGGACGATGTAGGTCAGATTTTACCCGTGGAAACGGGGATGGCGACGACATCCTTAGGTTGGTGGTCTTTTCATCTCCTTTGCTCCTCCGACTTAATTTGATGTGTTCTCGAAAGAAAAGAGTAGCTTGACTTAGTCGTTTCTGTGCTGAGCAGATCTCGAGAGTGCGCTTGCTGACcaagatcgtcgtatccaataTTGGAAGACGAAATTTGATGTAGCGGAACTCGAGAGAACTATGCTGGAAGTAAAGAAGGAGCAGGCCGTGGAAACACTCCGAggtcgtgaggtgtggttcaactcgtacttAAAGAGTTGCTGCACGTCCATGGCCAGAGTTTGtagagagctccgagtacccCGTGGAGATCCTAAGGAGTCGGCGGCTAgatacatctcgtggctgaatgggGCCTGTACTCAGCTCGAAGGCGTCGGCAAACGTATTGACGAAGCCCTGAAGCAGGAGTGCCAtcgatcgagccgatatgccagagggcacgtgttggcttgcatacgagatcatcgtccgcaactgcacctcgagttcctccatGAAGGGTTTTCTCGTTCTCGGAGAACTCTGGCGGAGATAGATTAcctggcgaagtcgatggcgccgctggcTGAGAAAGTCTTCTAGtctatggactggcgttggccttcctggtagtctTTGTACCCTGTAATAGATATCTTAGGGAAAAGTGTAATATAGTTCTGGATTTGTGCGAAATTTTAAGAAAtacttgtgaaatagaaaagaaatctatcttaactaagctttcttactctggatgtaGTGTGTAAGAGTTTCTTCTCACTTTACAACTTTGGTCAGTCGtttgagtcatacactctccctagcccccagccttgtcatcggagaattcttctcagaagataaggctcttcgacctttgacctgcctcgattgaacaagcactgatcctagcccccagccgtgaagttggaaagttaatttccgattacacggcttggttaatacgcacagcgagaactcttacacgaccagatcttacatggtctttcgtctctacaggatccgacaaggccttatcggctctgggcgtccccagccgaagatcccttaggttcctcggaggccttgtcaagacggcgtaaagggacatgaggataggtttcaacgctaggtgtcatctgggtaagaGATCATTGGGCAGGAGCACTTTGATTGTAATCTGCACCtgaaaataggctttattgaggctgtaaggtgtcttacaggtatggatactattgacatatacatagaatttacgtagttgatcaatgttccaagaatttgccaactcgcgaccatcaccgtctgcaattttgaatgcgcctggccgcaagacttgtgtgatcgtgtacggtccttcccatttgggtgagagcttgtttcgccctacttggctttgaacccgtcggaggacgtagtcaccgatcgaaagtatgcgtgctctGATAcgcttctcgtggtaacggcggagggcctgttggtagctggctgctcggacggcaactcgttcacgatgttcctcgagtagattcacatcgtcgtttcgctgctcctcctgatcctcatcggaatacttctgtactcgtgtactttgatgtcgtagctcgctggggagcatggcctctgagCCGTACATGAGaaagaagggtgtttccttgttagACGTTGTCAGTGTGGTACGTATGGCCCATAGTATTGATGGGAGCTCTTCGACCCAtttcttgtcatgtgacatgagcctgtcatacacgcgggtcttgattccttgtagtactatgccgtttgccctctcgacttgtccgttgctttgagggtgaggaaccgaggcgaagcagatcttgactcccagcccgatacagtaatcctggaagtcggcactgatgaactgggagccattgtcggttatgatgcggtgcggcagtccgtatctgcaaaatatccctttgatgaatttgatggcgttgtcggccttgatttcccccgtgggtgtcgcttcgatccacttagtgaatttgtcgatcgccacgaataggaacctgtagccgccctgtcctcatgggaatggcccgagtatatctagcccccagcacgagaacggccaagtaagagagatagtctggagcgcttgcacgggtagctttgtgtgtttactgtggaattgataggcttcacaccgctggaccatgtcgcatgcatctttgagggcggtttgccagaaaaacccttgttgaaaagctttcccgaccaatgtccgatcggcggcgtgtgacccacAGATCCCTTCATATATGTcaaggaggaggtgtctgccgtcgtcggatgagacgcatttgagaagtaccccgtttggcgctttcttgtatagatcaTTGCCGATCGTACAGTAGAtttttgctttacgggttattttctcggctactgcgtcgtcctcgggcaactcttcATTGTTGATGAATTTAATCAGTGGGGTGCGCCAatcgtctgtggtctcgatatcggcaacggAGCGTTCTACCTCTGTAGCCTCCGAGCTGATGTCGGGGACGACTGGGTTACCTTCGCTGCTAACCTCTTTTTCTAATGGCTTTGTCAGGACGTCCAGAAAAGTGCCGGGCTCGAGTggttctcgtctggacgcacgccgtgctagatcatccggctcgatgttgtccttgcggtatacgtgtcggacctcgatcccatcgaaccttttctccagcttcctgacttctgcgagatagttagataactcggggttagagtatttataatctttgtgcacctggttcgcgactagttcGGAGTCCCCTTTCACGATCAGCCGCTTGATTCCAAGTGCGActgcagctcttatcccggcgagtagtccttcgtactcggctgtgttattggttgccctgaagttgaggtggattgcatgcttgaaggtgatgtcaagatgaatcctgcccctgcttcttggctgttgagtgcgccattgaacgccattgtccacgtttcgttgtcgatttggttgtctgatttgttatcaggcatagtccaatcggctacgaagtcggcgagtacctgggacttgatggctgttcgtggcacaaagtggacatcaaactggcttagctcgactacccatttcgcaatgcggccgacaacgtctttgtttctcacgacttcaccacgagggaaggaggagacaactgtgactctgtgggcttgaaagtagtggcgtagctttctcgatgtcatgattaccgcgtagagcagcttttggatctgtggatatcttgtctttgcgtcgtggagagcttcgctgacgtagtagactggtcgttgtactttttctctctcgacaacaatgacggtGATAACGaaatatggcgtggcggcaatatagaggaataattcgtcattaggttggggagcaacaagtacagggggatttgataggtagcgcttgagtgcaatgaatgcctcttcggcttgcTGTGTCCATtcaaatttgtcttgcttcttcagtagagcgaagaaaggttgtcctcgctctcccatcctagcgacgaacctgcttagtaccgccatgcatccggttagcttttgtacttccttgagtcttgtgggcgacttcatgttctcgattgccttgatcttctcgggatttgcttctattcctctgccagagacgaggaaactgagcagcttgcccgacggtactccgaacgtaCACTTCTCtcgattgagcatgaggcgatatcgtcggaggttgtcgaacgtttcccgcagatcgtcaatcaatgagtcgcttgtcttcatcttgacaacaatgtcgtcGACGTAGGCTTTGACATTGTTTCCAAGCTGGTCGCTAAGTGCGCCCTAGACCGTGTGCTGGAAAGTATTCCCTGCGGTTAtcagtccgaacggcatcttaacgtagcagaataccccgaacggcgtgatgaatgttgtcttctcctcgtcctcttttgccatgctgatttggtggtagccggagtaagcgtcgagaaAGCTCAATAGCTCACAACCGGCTGTTGAGTCgaccagttggtctattcgaggaagagggaagtgatccttgggaaacgccttgttgaggtcggtgaaattgacgcacattctccatttcccgttggccttccgcaccataactggattggctagccactctggatggagtacctctctgatgaagcccgctttgagaagcttgtcgagctcttctcgtatggcttgttttcgatctggtgcaaatctccgcagtttttgctttactgACTTGgcgtcgggtcgcaccatgagtttatgctcaatcacctccctggggacccccggcatgtcggacggctgccaagcgaacacgtcagcattgttgcggaggaaggtgatgagcgcgagttcttatttctcgcctagtgatgccccaatcttgacggtcttgtcggtGTTGGCACtagagagtggaacgatcttgatcgCGCCGTCCagtttcggcgtcttgtttgttttgctcactttcttgggtggctcagctgtggcgggtgggctgggcgtgtgctcgaccatgtcgaggctccgcttgtcgcattgcacTGCCAGCTTAGCGTttccttgaatagtgattgttctcTTCGGTcctggcatcttgagcacttgatacgcgtagtgagatgcggccatgaacttcgcgagtgcagttctcccgatgatggcattgtatgctgtatcgaattcagcgacatcaaaggtgatctgctccgttcggaagttgtttgcttggccgaaagtcataGGCAATGTAATTTTGCCCAATGGTTTGGACGAGGATTGGGGAGTGATTCCAcggaagggttgatcggtgggtgtcaactcgcttcgtgggattCCCATTGCAtccaaggtgctggcgaagataaggttgattgagctgccgccgtcgatgaGAACTCGCGCGACCTTGATATTCTGAATGGtaggttcgaccacgatcggatagcATCCTGGGATGACGgcagtcttggggtggtcttcttCTGAGAATTCTATCTTCTGTTCAGACAACTTCATCTTGGGTACAGTCCCCTGCCACgtcgaacagacttcacgttccacttttcttgtattctcgcttcgAGGAGTACGCTGTGGAGcctccgaagatgtgcgagACGTGGAGATTGGAGTCTGGGTATGCTGAGTCTAATTCCTGAGTAGCTGCCTCCGCATCCTTCTCGACtacgcgtactcgcttgcctttttctaatgccatgtgcttctcgagcgactttttgaaaacaaggcaatcttccAAAGAATGTCTGTCCAacttgtgtatagggcaccatgCTTTCTTCGCGTCGCTACCTTGTGGGCCTaggcgcttgggagggttcgcgtattctgctgcgagagcttctgcttgagctttccttttcccattcttgcgatttttcttcttgcttgactcaggtgcgtccttggccggtttcttctctctcccggtcttcggcttatcgttcttgcgtctcagtgcATCGTCCGTGTGGGCGCATCGATCGACAATCTCGAATAATCTCCGATTAGTCGTGATGTGTCTtgttgccaactcctgggtagtatagcaatctctgacaccggacttGAAAGCGCGgattacagaagcgtcggtga of the Oryza sativa Japonica Group chromosome 2, ASM3414082v1 genome contains:
- the LOC136355111 gene encoding uncharacterized protein codes for the protein MTGFNLPKNFNENPEAFFRSVRPRVVAPQKTLPTEKPAIPVPPTFKTMASKTLREFAAPSADNVAIGPQVNIGDVDFDLKSSLITMAQASPFCGKPNEDANAHLQQFLEICSTYTIKGVSPDTIRLRLFLFSLLGRAKQWFYANHAAVNTWDKCYTAFLSKFFPMGKTNALRGRILSFQQTRDGSIPEAWECLQEYVAACPHYGMDDWLILQNFYNGLTPMSRDHLDTAAGGAFFSKTVQGAVELIEKMVSNMGWSEERLQTCQRGMHTVKETELLAAKLDLLMKCLDNHEKRPQGTVKALDSHVTCEVCGGTGHSGNDCPETREEAMYMGNNNGYHPQGGQGWNQPHPYYQGGNNNGNFSNQPSLKDLIFVQAKTTDALSKKLAANDKILENINVKLDGFASAFQNQLSFNKMIETQLAQLASLVPANETGRILGQPDSSIENVKAITMRGGKSTRDPPYPNPAGTNGMSKEAPSNDLADKEIQPDKTVPQEYCDTRLLPFLQRMRKPSADEQFARFVEVIQKIHINMSLLDAIVSVMPKDVFDKLNFTVLSPTPMCLQLADSSVRYPAGIEEDVPVKIQDFFISVDFVVLDMDTGKETPLILGRPFLSTAGANIDVGTGNIHFDINRKEEKFEFQPRTEQCSMVRIKYGPNPQNIQVVEVEPPKIDSLVKFMQNFLEKETTMPRNRY